A stretch of Besnoitia besnoiti strain Bb-Ger1 chromosome Unknown contig00015, whole genome shotgun sequence DNA encodes these proteins:
- a CDS encoding uncharacterized protein (encoded by transcript BESB_029370) — MRRFNSPISGFWLSAPEPSEDALLFVLLLAWTFVAVPSVPPPSSERPVAGYRGGLARPEALNLQVWGIGGRRRRPSLRQVADQTYFLVLLQEERRNLKREIGKLQAQMEVLNREAEQLPGMRSRKAELESQVEDLQEEIIVINAAMAHARGTRRPQDIARAAQELKKKKRGKAKHCLCLAIRLLPSRKPLQRALLDEFYLSNRSRAEQLSALQAELALLTEDSEAKLLASSPEARQTYEDLQLKLAQHQAETHQAHQEMDTLTEQLSVAEATVQSDPARAQLLQLLERRESLLKRQQETSQTWRACQGQAFAEQRAHILQEIERRRGEVAALAKRTEKAADLKSSQAEREAEIRKLRLLAEKDAEISAFIERYSEASRKRTAAQADANADLQEAEKTHRLLERQLRAIPTAAQAESLAQRVAETTAALSEVEQTLHEAKAQLEERKKELHREENLEQISREELRVSRQHLEAMKAEIHDKFDRKDDLRVAVEEERKHLIERGKRLRGELEAARTEVETANRETDEALRRLQESDIHHHLKELEAELERNRQTVAELQTTVDLQKKSDPSAAVAACMVLVGKINEAVTTQTRWCESHRC; from the exons ATGCGCCGATTCAATTCACCTATCTCTGGATTCTGGCTCTCTGCACCGGAGCCCTCTGAAGATGCTTTGCTCTTtgtcctccttctcgcgtgGACTTTCGTTGCAGTTCCCTCGgttcctccgccgtcgtcggagCGGCCGGTCGCCGGCTaccgcggaggcctcgctcgACCCGAGGCCTTGAATCTGCAAGTATGGGGCataggcgggcggcgccggcggccttctcTACGGCAAGTCGCCGACCAAACTTACTTCCTGGTCCTGCTGCAGGAGGAACGTCGCAACCTGAAGCGCGAGATCGGCAAGCTCCAAGCCCAGATGGAGGTGCTCAACCGCGAGGCTGAGCAGCTGCCGGGGATGAGAAGCAGAAAGGCCGAACTCGAGAGTCAAGTCGAAGACCTGCAAGAGGAAATCATCGTCATCAATGCAGCAATGGCGCACGCCAGAGGCACCCGGCGCCCTCAAGACATTGCCCGTGCTGCTCAGGAActcaaaaaaaaaaaacgaggaAAAG CGAAGCACTGTTTGTGTCTCGCCATTCGTCTGCTCCCTTCCCGCAaacctctgcagcgcgctcTCTTAGATGAGTTCTACCTTTCCAACCGAAGTCGAGCCGAgcagctctctgcgctcCAGGCCGAGTTGGCGCTTCTGACTGAAGACAGCGAGGCAAAGCtgctcgcttcctcgcctgaGGCCAGACAAACCTACGAAGACCTTCAACTGAAACTTGCGCAGCATCAAGCAG AAACCCATCAAGCCCACCAGGAAATGGACACTCTCACAGAGCAGCTGTCCGTTGCGGAGGCCACGGTGCAGAGCGAccccgctcgcgcgcagctgcttcaaCTGCTTGAAAGGCGGGAATCTCTGCTGAAGCGCCAGCAAGAGACTTCGCAGACGTGGCGGGCCTGTCAAGGCCAGGCGTTcgccgagcagcgcgcgcatATTCTTCAAGAGATCgaaaggcgcagaggagaggtTGCCGCTCTAGCAAAAAGGACCGAGAAGGCAGCCGACCTGAAGAGCAGTCAAGCGGAGCGTGAGGCCGAGATCCGA aagctgcgcctgcttgcCGAGAAAGATGCGGAAATATCGGCCTTCATCGAGCGATACAGTGAAGCGAGCCGGAAGCGCACGGCTGCGCAAGCTGATGCAAACGCCGACCTgcaagaagcagagaagaccCACAGACTTCTCGAGCGACAGCTCCGCGCCATTCCGACAGCCGCACAAGCCGAATCATTGGCGCAGAGAGTGGCGGAGACGACTGCGGCTTTGAGCGAAGTTGAGCAGACTCTGCAtgaggcgaaagcgcagctggaagagcggaagaaggaacTGCACAGAGAGGAAAACCTCGAACAAATAAGTCGAG aggagctgcgcgtgAGTCGCCAGCATCTGGAGGCCATGAAGGCGGAGATCCACGATAAATTCGATAGAAAAGATGACCTTCGCGTGGCCGttgaagaggagagaaagcacCTGATCGAACGCGGAAAA cgtctccggGGTGAGCTTGAGGCCGCTCGCACAGAGGTCGAGACTGCGAATCGAGAGACGGACGAGGCTCTGAGGCGACTCCAGGAGAGCGACATCCATCATCACCTCAAAGAGctggaggcggagctcgagcGAAACCGGCAGACCGTGGCAGAGCTGCAGACAACCGTTGATCTGCAAAAGAAGTCAGATCCTAGTGCGGCAGTCGCTGCTTGCATGGTGCTTGTGGGAAAAATCAATGAGGCAGTGACCACACAGACACGATGGTGCGAGTCTCACCGATGCTAA
- a CDS encoding uncharacterized protein (encoded by transcript BESB_029380) produces MLAAGLGAGLPPPGFPPGCAYAPEAAVLRSGAPQQEFHSGAARVARELPSASPAACLHSLVRPLLHSRCLSDPPPRSPPPPYCPVPPPCSLGSPPHSPSFFLLPPPFASPWLGDYGGDAVDAREPFSTTWGGYPCESAAASATSSLAPVPRCLLSGSAAASARPPRTAMDLFAKGCVGAARPLESFSAESCLSTRPACSRGLEGGRAPAEGGRGGRGGSDPMEPFRTATAKHLSVVAKHLSTQGKRTSRTATPTDSPSSSASYSSTSASASCTPCLSFSLSACSAGPPAADAAAAAASLLRSGSPAAAKRRGVMRDLAESPLRSAAAEAWPSAQVQSLVALAEKLSALQRAVNGLVRGLQGGTCSNGLCSGPRGDGATPQSHLFSRAFSSLPSRPPPFGAPSFPASLASSGSPEETAQLVSDVSVAVSRLLAHLEGLAAASWIGTGDAAESSLRDLSAPATRVSSFHGRTAKTAAAQASSDEPVALWPGDCGAPSLEGGVDALWPPPPEDRLHSVERLVTPASSSSWSRFDSAAGRGKSLASASRAEALRPAGVESGGAVASRGRPRHRLAGRRAPTAPGGLSLASREALREAEDAQLGSRKREARGDSGRRRERRGYSEAGGSDAEMNASLEAGEDRSEGGGVAAQERGEEEACCDEEDAQSGGRAEEESEQTIQTETFLRALALCLPYLSLQDRVGGVALASKACLQVVWSAPIHSADFCASGRKTHLQRRPTTTHSPPVASRFSSSASLPRLAQPASACAPSVSDGGGAAPGSVQGPQGVGGPAARRSDLGGASARPSSSSSVSTRSDRSAAQPPQAPCPAPRACLRQDRLDSASRAWSSSSSGSQEGETGGRGAWAGAGPAAPLVEPLPHLLHEIDGEQLLMLPLFARRLAPRLTRLQSLSACAASVPLISCLGATLRRLTVDKAQPAQQLHILHAWICAASRRCPRLASLSLFCDATVGSPCILAPSASRASLCCFCCSCFCPGGGAGPSGSRLGADAVTAVARALPAPPGPTSGRTARDLGRDGDRAPSEDAGRERDTRRGVRGEERRSPPPGRDAVSLLRSRGRRLCALKELRLESVSAVDVLHLISECTMPSLYRLVVSTTSLLSASDFINFLDALHLRILRDAGADVGLQSSSSLPALLPEVSLSSSFSSSSSMSSFSPASASSSSSSASTSALAVAQPAGVAGEGAWARGPSRRLSLGSYSTSSSASPRLQPAASADAWTRYEVARDHARGVARAFATAETAAGDRRVWGDGGHAVDEEELAEMREAGEGACSLRELRLKYGNNLCWTSLLTSLSAFCSLRLLDLSSASSTFGTGTRFFHPSVAFASLPVHEDLSWTLLAPNLRVLRLTSSRGSLSSPATSDVKKLLRRLGEQLTGLAARAPKLRLVYVHLAVDASGSCPASPFGAACESASGACPSDRENMTTEASAEPDAAVQGAEGALAAPASAPAADVSFRLFLESQRRQLARDAQELRRQLRSEEAKWDLAAAHPRRRFSFCVCVSCQAVEPLLEGNLLPMSALLQSGSLPVGRQATPGTATRRNAQDSGECASPASMARGGGALGGGEETVSATAAEKQSEQGLGDAPDPRASGEVAAAALQGGTQQLDSAEREERETPTFLELFPAADETEEEDVRDLFLRDEGTDGAAEDDGDIVARVRTFALADWRRLKAAFEALPPPDAGTENVHLVRGRRAKDLYALWRIF; encoded by the exons ATGCTGGCAGCCGGCCTGGGGGCAGGTCTTCCCCCGCCAGGCTTTCCGCCTGGTTGTGCGTATGCGCCTGAGGCCGCCGTGCTTCGCTCAGGGGCACCGCAACAGGAATTTCActccggcgcggctcgcgtaGCCCGTGAGCTCCCTTctgcctcccccgccgcgtGCCTGCATAGTCTCGTGAGGCCGCTGCTTCActcgcgctgcctcagcgaccccccgccgcgctcgccgccgccgccctaCTGCCCTGTGCCGCCTCCCTGTTCTCtcgggtcgccgccgcactcgcccAGCTTCTTCCTGCTTCCCCCGCCCTTCGCTTCGCCCTGGCTGGGCGACTACGGGGGAGACGCTGTCGACGCTCGCGAACCTTTCTCGACGACGTGGGGGGGTTACCCGTGCGAgagcgctgccgccagcgctacctcgtcgctcgcgcccgtgccccgctgcctccttTCGGGgtcagccgcggcctcggcgcgcccgccgcgcaccGCCATGGATCTCTTCGCGAAGGGATGCGtcggcgcagcgaggccgctggaGAGCTTCTCCGCTGAGAGCTGCCTCTCGACTCGGCCTgcgtgcagccgcggcctcgaaggGGGGCGTgcgcccgcggagggaggTAGGGGCGGccggggcggcagcgacccGATGGAGCCCTTTcggacggcgaccgcgaagcATTTGAGCGTCGTCGCCAAGCACCTCTCGACGCAGGGCAAGCGGACATCGCGGACTGCGACGCCGACCGATTCCCCGAGTTCTTCTGCCTCATACTCCTCgacttccgcctccgcgtcgtgcACGCCATGCCTCTCGTTCTCGCTCAGTGCGTGCTCAGCAGGCCCccctgccgcagacgccgccgctgccgccgcctcgctgctgcggagtggatctcccgcggccgccaagcggcgcggcgtgaTGAGAGACCTCGCTGAGTCGCCGCttcgcagcgcagccgctgaaGCATGGCCCTCCGCGCAGGTTCAAAGTCTCGTGGCGCTCGCAGAGAAGCTCtccgctctgcagcgcgccgtcAACGGGCTCGTGCGAGGTCTACAGGGCGGCACGTGCAGCAATGGGCTCTGCAGCGGCCCCCGAGGAGacggggcgacgccgcaaTCACATCTGTTCTCTcgcgctttttcttcgcttccctcccgccccccgcccttTGGCGCCCCGTCGTTTCCAGCGAGCCTTGCCTCCTCGGGCTCTCCTGAGGAAACAGCGCAGCTGGTCAGTGACGTCTCCGTCGCGGTGTCTCGGCTTCTCGCGCACCTTGAAGGCCTGGCGGCCGCTTCCTGGATAGgcacaggcgacgcagcagagtcCTCGCTTCGGGACCTTTCTGCCCCCGCGacgcgcgtgtcttctttCCACGgcaggacggcgaagacggcggccgcgcaggcgagcagcgaTGAGCCTGTCGCTCTATGGCCaggagactgcggcgctCCCTCGCTTGAGGGCGGCGTGGATGCACtctggccgccgccgccggaggatCGCCTGCACTCGGTGGAACGCCTGGTGACGCCTGCCTCATCCTCTTCGTGGAGCCGCTTTgactccgccgcaggccgcggcaaGTCGCTCGCGAGTGCGtctcgcgcagaggcgctgcggcctgcaggGGTGGagtccggcggcgccgtcgcgagccgcgggcgcccgcgccaccggctcgctggccgccgcgcgccgaccgcgcccgGGGGCCTGTCGCTTGCGtctcgagaggcgctgcgagaggcggaggacgcgcagctgGGCAGCCGGAAAAGGGAGGCCAGAGGAGACtcagggagacgcagagagcgaagaggataCAGTGAagcgggcggcagcgacgcagagatgAACGCGTCtctcgaggcaggcgaggatCGCtccgagggggggggcgtggCAGCccaagagagaggcgaagaggaagcgtgctgcgacgaagaggacgcgcaaagcggggggcgagcggaggaagaaagtGAGCAAACGATTCAAACGGAGACATTCCTGCGGgccctcgcgctctgccTCCCGTATCTCTCTCTTCAGGACCGCGTCGGAG GCGTCGCGCTGGCGAGCAAGGCGTGCCTGCAGGTGGTGTGGAGCGCGCCGATTCACTCGGCCGACTTCTGCGCCTCGGGGCGGAAGACgcatctgcagcgccgcccgacAACGACGCACTCGCCTCCAGTTGCCTCAcgcttctcgtcttctgcttcgcttccgcgcctcgctcagcctgcctctgcgtgcgcgccttcggTTTCCGACGGCGGGGGGGCTGCGCCCGGCTCTGTGCAGGGCCCGCAGGGGGTCGGGGGCCCTGCCGCTCGGCGCTCGGatctcggcggcgcgagtgcgcgcccttcctcctcgtcctccgtctccacgcgcagcgaccgcTCGGCCGCGCAGCCACCGCAGGCCCCttgccctgcgccgcgcgcctgcctgcggcaAGATCGCCTCGACTCCGCAAGCCGCGCCtggtcgtcgtcgtcgagcggctctcaggaaggcgagaccggagggcgcggggcgTGGGCAGGCGCGGGGCCAGCTGCTCCTCTTGTGGAGCCGCTGCCTCACCTGCTTCACGAGAtcgacggcgagcagctcCTCATGCTACCGCTCtttgcgcgccgcctcgcgccgcggctgacCCGGCTCcagtcgctctccgcgtgcgcggcctccgtgCCGCTGATCAGCTGCCTGGGCGCCACACTGCGCCGCCTCACCGTGGACAAAGCGCAGCCCGCGCAGCAACTGCACATCCTCCACGCGTGGATTTGCGCAGCGA GTCGCCGATGCCCTCGTctcgcgtcgctttcgcTCTTCTGCGACGCGACCGTCGGCTCGCCTTGCATTTTggctccttccgcctctcgcgcgtccctctgctgcttctgctgcagctgcttttgcccgggcggcggcgcgggcccgtcgggctcgcggctgggcgcggacgctgtgaccgcggtcgcgcgggcCCTTCCGGCGCCACCGGGCCCAACTAGCGGTCGCACGGCCCGCGACCTAGGGCGCGACGGGGACCGGGCGCCGTCGGAGGACGCCGGCAGGGAGAGGGACACGCGGCGGggcgtgcgaggcgaggagagacgcagtcCGCCGCCAGGACGAGACGCAGTTAGTCTTCTTCGAAGTCGCGGAAGGCGATTGTGCGCGTTGAAGGAGCTGAGGCTGGAAAGCGTCAGCGCAGTCGACGTTTTGCACCTTATCAGTGAG TGCACGATGCCCTCGCTGTACCGGCTGGTGGTGAGCACGACTTCGCTTCTTTCTGCCTCGGACTTTATCAACTTCCTCGACGCGCTCCACCTGCGGATTCTGAGAGACGCCGGGGCCGACGTGGGGCTCcagtcgtcttcctctctgcctgcgctcTTGCCAGaggtctccctctcctcgtctttctcttcttcgtcctctatgtcctctttttcgcctgcttctgcgtcttcttcctcctcttcggcttCCACGTCTGCGCTAGCGGTGGCGCAGCCCGCGGGGGTTGCAGGGGAGGGCGCATGGGCTCGCGGTCCCTCGCGACGGCTGTCGCTGGGCTCCTATTCGacgtcgtcctctgcgtcgccacgCCTCCAgccggccgcctccgcggacgcctgGACGCGGTACGAAGTCGCACGCGACCACGCCCGGGGCGTCGCCAGGGCCttcgcgaccgcggagacagctgccggagacaggagagtgTGGGGCGATGGCGGCCACGCggtcgacgaggaggagctggCTGAGAtgcgcgaagcaggcgagggcgcatgcagcctaCGCGAGCTTCGGCTGAAATACGGGAACAACCTCTGCTGGACGTCG ctcctcACGTCGCTGTCGGCGTTTTGCAGTTTGCGGCTGCTTGATTTgtcttcggcctcgtcgaCGTTTGGCACGGGGACGCGGTTTTTTCACCCGtcggtcgccttcgcgtcacTGCCGGTTCATGAGGATCTCTCGTGGACGTTGCTCGCGCCGAatctccgcgtccttcgcctcacatcctcgcgcggcagcctctcttcgccggcgacCTCCGACGTGAAAAaacttctgcggcgcctcggtgAACAGCTGACGGGCCTcgcggcccgcgcgcccAAGCTTCGTCTGGTGTACGTCCACCTGGCTGTCGACGCCTCAGGGTCGTGCCCTGCTTCGCCGttcggcgcggcctgcgagtcTGCTTCGGGCGCGTGCCCGTCAGACAGAGAAAACATGACGAccgaggcgtccgcggagcCTGATGCGGCGGTTcagggcgccgagggcgctctcgcggcgcctgcctccgcgcctgcggcggacgTCTCGTTTCGCCTGTTCTTGGAGAGCCAGCGCCGACAACTCGCGCGCGATGCGCAGGAactccgccgccagctgcgtagcgaggaagcgaagtgggatctcgccgccgcgcatcctcgcaggcgcttcagcttctgcgtgtgcgtgagCTGCCAAGCCGTGGAGCCCCTGCTGGAGGGCAACCTTCTGCCGATgagcgcgctgctgcagagtggATCGCTCCCTGtggggcggcaggcgacccCGGGCACCGCGACACGAAGAAACGCTCAGGACAGCGGAGagtgcgcctcgcctgcgtcgatGGCtagggggggcggcgctctggggggaggcgaagagacagtctccgcgaccgcggccgagaagcagagcgagcAGGGGCTCGGTGACGCACCGGATCCCCGCGCCTCAGGAGAagtcgcagcggccgccctTCAGGGAggcacgcagcagctggacagcgcggagcgcgaggagagagagacgccgacgtTCTTGGAGCTGTtccccgccgcagacgagacggaagaagaagacgtccGAGATCTGTTTCTGCGAGACGAAGGGaccgacggcgccgcagaagacgacggcgacattgtcgcccgcgtccgcaCCTTCGCGCTGGCGGATTGGCGCCGGCTGAAGGCCGCcttcgaggcgctgcctccgcccgaCGCGGGCACAGAGAACGTTCATCTGGTaagagggcggagagcgaaggacCTCTATGCACTCTGGAGAATCTTCTAG